The genomic segment CTTCTCCTCATGAGGTGTTTCAAAAATGCTTGACGGATTTCTTTAGTCCTAACAGAGTAAACAATGGGGTTTAATACTGGAGGGATGAGGAgatacaaaactgaaaatacattGTGTACATGAACAGGAATTCCATTACCAACcctgtataaaaaataattaaacattaaagttACGTAGAAGGTCAGGATAACAAACAAATGAGCTCCACAGGTGTTTAATGCTTTCAAGCGAGCTTCTTTTGATCCAAGTTTTAGCACTGCTCTGAATATCATTATATAAGAAAATGAAGTAAGTACCACATCAAAGCCTGCTATAAATAATGCCACTGACAGTCCATAATAACTGTTCATGGTTATATTAGCACAGGCCAGTTTTGCTACAGCCATGTGATCACAGTAACAATGGGGGATAATATTAGAAGAACAATAAGGCAATCTGGATGCTAATGTAGGTATCATCCCAGTTAAAATGATGTctctgattaaaaataaaaaaaacatttttgctatGTGAGTCCTTGACAGTTTTGATGTGTAGAGTAAAGGGCTATAAATGGCAATGTATCGGTCATAAGCCATCATCACTAGAACTGAGGATTCTAGTGatacaaaaacataaatgaagaacatctgaaaaaaacagcCTTCAAATGAAATGTCCTTGTTGTCGAGCCAAAGCACTTCCAGCACTTTTGGTAAAGTACTTGTGCATAAACCAATGTCCACCATTGCCAGCATGCAAAGGAAAAGGTACATGGGAGAGTGCAGACTCTTCTCTAGTCTGATCACTAGTATTAGGATGCTGTTAGCTGTGAGAGCCGTGATGAAgaggacagtgaaagggacagacAGCCAGTGCTGCAGGTGCTCGATCCCAGGAAATCCCATCAAAATGAACACTGCTGGACGGAGGCTGGAGGTGTTGACAGCTGGCATGGCTCTCTGTTGCGTCCTGCACACACAGCTAGATAGAAAGCAAGAGGTTTGTTTACACACAAATAAGCACTTgaagtttaaaacaaattaatctttttcaaatatttaaagcCAGCACTCATTATcagttttatttccattttttaagcAACAGTACACATTTTACCATGCATCAATTTCTTGGGAAATTAATAACGGAAATCTTACCAAACTGACAAGTACTTGCCTGAATCTTTGCAAGTGGGTCTGGGGTGCTCTTTCACGGTGAGCAAACATTGCAGCAAACATTATTTATGACATCCGAGAAAATACTCTGAGGATTAATTTGTTCTTTCATCGCTTTGGCTGCATCTCATTTGCTTTTGGTCAAGACATCTCACAGGAGGCTGATTGTTGTGTTTTGACAAATAGACATCTCTATCACAAAATACATGAAGACAAAAGAGACGTATTGTAATAAACTTGTAATTAGACATTTTAATACAATGTTACCTTAATTCTGACTCTCTGAAGGGCACTTGTACTATTTTTCAAACAGTGTTCCTTTAGCCTCAGTAATAATATTACCATTATTGTCAGCATTCTTAGTGTCTTCTCTCTTAATCAAGTGAAGAAAAGGAGGTCATTAACAAGTGTCTATATTACAGTTTCTACAGGCACTTAACCACTCTACCAGCTTGGTTAGAATAAAAGCTACACAGGCCCTGCTAACTATTCAGACTGTGgttgtttattaataatgtgaAAGGATGTACAATCAATTATTGTGGGGGGGAATACTCGAGCATTTTTACACTTGCTAGACATTGTTCAGAAAAGTGAGGCATTAGTTTAAACCAAACCTGTCAGGTTTTGCATGTGTTGGATCTCAccacttttttaaatgtagacTTTTGGTTCCCAATATTGTCAGCATTCTCAGTTGTGACACCTTCTTAGTTAAGAGAGTCTCCAACAGACTACTGAGTTATATTGTTGAGGATGACATCCTGGTCCTTTGAAGAAATTGGTACTGTAGATGAGATCTTTAGATCAATTACATCCTAGCAACCACACATGCTAATGGGTTGCAAGGCCTCTTATTGTTGTGCAACGATTTTAATGGTCTTAAATCACCTGACATCACTAAGTAAGATGTAGGCATTCGGGTTTTTTTATTGTCATAGATTTGTTCATCTatgttaatttgttaatttgttaATCTTTTTTAAGATTCACCTCACAGGCCTTCACTCCAGACTCTCTCTTCATGTCCTCAGTCATCCCATTATGTGATccctcctactcctactccatCTTCCTCTGCCCTCCTCTgcctatccatcacagctgaccaggtcagaAGGGAGTTGAGGAGACTCCGTGCAGGGAAGGCAGCGGGTCCTGACGGTGTCAGCTCCAGGGTGCTAAAGATCTGTGCGGACCAACTGGGTTTAGTGCTGCAGTACATCTACAACCTCAGCCTGAGATTAGAAAAGGTTctggtgctctggaagacatcttgcctgGTACCAGTACCCAAAAAGGGGCACCCTAAAGTCTTGACTTCAGACCAGTGGCACTGacatcacacctaatgaaaactctggaaaggcttgtactggaccacctcagaaccctggtgagtacagcactggaccccttgcagttcgcctaccggtCACACCTgggagtggaggatgcagtcatctatctgctacacagagctaactcttagctggagaagacggggagcattgtgagagATATGTTAGTTgaattctccagtgcctttaacaccatccatccacctttactgagagataagctaaggTTGGCacaggtggacactcccctggtgtcctggattatagattatctgacctgcaggccacagtattatgtacggctacagagctgCGTGTCCGAACAGGTTGTTAGtagtactggggctccacaggggactgtcctagctccattcctgttcactttttacacctctgacttcaggtataactctgagacatgtcatctgcagaagatTTCgaatgactctgcaattgtggggtgtattagagaggggagagaggaggagtataggagcttgattaccagctttgtggagtggtgtcatcttaaccatcaccagctaaacaccagcaagaccaaagaaatggtcatggacttttgaaggaataagtctccgctgaaccctgtttccatccagggtgaggacatagagggggtGCAGTCCTAcgagtacttaggggtacacctggatgataagctggagtggtctggtaacactgacgccctgtccaagaaaggtcagagccaactctattttctaaggaggctcaggtcctttggtgtgtgtggaacattgctacacattttttattaatcagtgctgtgtgctggggcagcagcatcatgacgaGATGCAAATAGGttcaataaacttatcaagaaaGCTGGCTCTTCtatgacagtaaaaaaatgagGCTGTTGAggctgagccttgaccccctggaggtggtggctgagaggagaatgctgaccaagctcacagccatcatgaacaacgcctctcatccgcttcatgggactgttactgggcagcgg from the Lepisosteus oculatus isolate fLepOcu1 chromosome 5, fLepOcu1.hap2, whole genome shotgun sequence genome contains:
- the LOC102690791 gene encoding olfactory receptor 52E4-like; the protein is MPAVNTSSLRPAVFILMGFPGIEHLQHWLSVPFTVLFITALTANSILILVIRLEKSLHSPMYLFLCMLAMVDIGLCTSTLPKVLEVLWLDNKDISFEGCFFQMFFIYVFVSLESSVLVMMAYDRYIAIYSPLLYTSKLSRTHIAKMFFLFLIRDIILTGMIPTLASRLPYCSSNIIPHCYCDHMAVAKLACANITMNSYYGLSVALFIAGFDVVLTSFSYIMIFRAVLKLGSKEARLKALNTCGAHLFVILTFYVTLMFNYFLYRVGNGIPVHVHNVFSVLYLLIPPVLNPIVYSVRTKEIRQAFLKHLMRRRVDPYARH